From Rudanella lutea DSM 19387, a single genomic window includes:
- a CDS encoding UvrD-helicase domain-containing protein, producing MFTIYSSSAGSGKTYTLTKEYLKLALKPGAPSGYYRHILAVTFTNAAANEMKDRILKQLQYMCSDDESVRNSSMLDILTEELSGHTIGTDAHLLARDEVSAKAREVFRAILHGYSDFSVTTIDSFTQRVIMAFTDELGLPYSFEVEMDTEEVLELAVDNLIEKAGAEQMEEITEVLSQYYRETAAEGESWGNVPVALQTFGKHLTSDQHYDAVRGVQELSPTAIRNIRQRMRDYIAQTEADIVAVGQQAWHCIEQNNLSEVDFAQTSKGIGAYFKAIAGGDARRKINSYHTKAVDEGVWYGKKAPKPIQDTIDAIADQLCDCFHRIQAIREERMEQVVLFECLQPHLQKLALLKQIRVEFDELLRKDGRVHISEFNKRILDVVAHEPVPFLYERLGNKFNHILIDEFQDTSRLQFANLLPLLDNALGAGHFNLAVGDGKQAIYRFRGGDMDQIVALHRRDLGALQVAHARMTDGPDSFTAERIQALEQHLNDAILDTNWRSAEPIVRFNNEFFDFTARRFELTHGKIAEVFDSARQFQQQPSPKARPLGHVQIDFVQKPQAGPTEGEEATDLTGVMLARTVAHLRKALDDGYQYRDIAILCRKKDQAKALANELNSLGIPLVSADSLSLQYADSIRLVVTLMQVLSRPDQPLIRYEMLYLYSRVVRGLLPDAALTATLRDVAESEDPDAIFGYLQSFGHELEPHALRQLNAYELAEKLIFQFGLFDRAGDAPFLFRFLDEILTFSHKQSGHLADFLLYWQSAQKKVSVGEAANTNAVSIQTIHKSKGLEYPVVIIPFANWDVSGRGDLWLDLSPVDSAFFTHAPEQGAPVRLRHAPVRISQKLDKLPVGLRAQYEEEMTRSFLENMNLLYVAFTRPTDRLYVIGQQLKWTDARAQNTVSYWLYEYLNGPHALTCGCGWQDEQSEYVVSHCDQAFEHPKKAAYTDEIVLNEVMSGHRQQELQLRRQADRVFDVRTFERTRDRDRKIVAALSLIKGPGCVEKTIRQLVSEGLVRRAETDDLRQQLIQIVMHPELLDVFNPRLRIDTDRSVLSARQLHGAPHRVVHLAPGHLVLVQYVSVPGLPERDTNGLRYFVDLYRQMGYGQVTGRLVYLAEMPYVVTV from the coding sequence ATGTTTACGATCTACAGTTCATCGGCCGGTTCGGGCAAGACATACACCCTTACCAAGGAGTACCTCAAGCTCGCCCTGAAACCGGGCGCACCGTCGGGGTATTACCGGCATATTCTGGCCGTGACGTTCACGAATGCCGCAGCCAACGAGATGAAAGACCGGATTCTGAAGCAGTTGCAATACATGTGCAGCGACGACGAATCCGTCCGAAATAGCTCCATGCTGGACATCCTGACCGAGGAGCTGTCGGGCCATACAATAGGTACCGACGCCCACCTCCTTGCCCGAGACGAGGTGTCGGCCAAAGCTCGCGAGGTATTCCGGGCTATTCTGCACGGCTACTCTGACTTCTCGGTGACGACCATCGACAGCTTTACGCAGCGGGTCATCATGGCGTTTACCGACGAGTTGGGCCTACCCTACTCGTTTGAGGTAGAGATGGATACCGAAGAAGTACTCGAACTGGCGGTTGATAACCTGATCGAAAAGGCCGGGGCTGAGCAGATGGAAGAAATCACCGAAGTTCTGAGCCAATACTACCGCGAAACAGCCGCCGAAGGCGAAAGCTGGGGCAACGTACCGGTAGCGTTGCAAACGTTTGGTAAGCACCTCACCTCCGACCAGCATTACGATGCCGTGCGGGGTGTGCAGGAGCTATCGCCCACGGCGATCCGCAACATCCGCCAACGCATGCGCGACTACATTGCCCAGACCGAAGCCGACATTGTTGCTGTGGGGCAACAGGCCTGGCACTGCATTGAGCAAAACAACCTGAGCGAGGTCGACTTTGCGCAGACCTCCAAAGGCATTGGGGCTTACTTCAAAGCAATTGCCGGGGGCGATGCCCGCCGAAAAATCAATTCGTACCACACCAAAGCGGTCGACGAGGGAGTATGGTACGGCAAAAAAGCCCCCAAACCTATACAGGATACGATCGACGCTATTGCCGATCAGCTTTGTGATTGTTTCCACCGGATTCAGGCTATCCGAGAAGAACGCATGGAGCAGGTAGTACTCTTCGAATGCCTGCAACCGCACCTCCAGAAACTGGCTTTGCTCAAACAGATCCGGGTAGAGTTTGATGAACTGCTTCGCAAAGATGGCCGCGTGCATATCTCGGAGTTCAACAAGCGGATTCTGGACGTGGTGGCCCATGAGCCAGTGCCGTTTCTGTACGAACGACTCGGTAACAAATTCAACCACATCCTGATCGACGAGTTTCAGGACACCTCCCGGCTCCAGTTTGCCAACCTCCTGCCCCTGCTCGACAACGCCCTCGGGGCAGGTCATTTCAACCTGGCTGTGGGCGATGGTAAACAGGCCATTTACCGGTTTCGGGGGGGCGACATGGATCAGATTGTGGCCCTGCACCGACGGGATCTCGGCGCGTTGCAGGTAGCCCATGCCCGCATGACCGACGGACCCGATTCATTTACGGCCGAGCGGATTCAGGCTCTCGAACAGCATCTGAACGACGCCATTCTGGACACGAACTGGCGCAGTGCCGAACCCATTGTCCGGTTCAACAATGAGTTTTTCGATTTCACGGCCCGCCGGTTTGAGCTGACGCACGGAAAAATTGCCGAGGTGTTTGATTCCGCCCGGCAGTTTCAGCAGCAACCCTCGCCCAAGGCCCGGCCGTTGGGGCATGTGCAGATCGATTTTGTGCAAAAACCCCAGGCCGGCCCTACCGAGGGCGAAGAAGCAACCGACCTGACCGGCGTGATGCTCGCCCGCACGGTTGCACACCTCCGAAAGGCTCTCGACGACGGGTATCAGTACCGCGACATCGCCATTTTGTGCCGCAAAAAAGATCAGGCCAAAGCCCTCGCCAACGAACTGAATAGCCTCGGTATTCCGCTCGTTTCGGCCGACTCGCTATCGTTGCAGTACGCCGACTCAATCCGGTTGGTCGTAACGCTTATGCAGGTGCTCAGCCGCCCCGATCAGCCCCTGATTCGGTACGAGATGCTGTATCTCTACAGCCGGGTGGTGCGGGGACTCCTGCCCGACGCAGCCCTCACGGCTACCCTTCGCGACGTGGCCGAATCAGAAGACCCCGACGCGATTTTTGGGTATCTGCAATCCTTCGGGCACGAGCTGGAACCGCACGCCCTGCGGCAACTCAACGCTTACGAACTGGCCGAAAAGCTTATTTTTCAGTTTGGCCTTTTCGACCGGGCGGGCGATGCGCCGTTTCTGTTCCGGTTTCTCGATGAAATTCTGACCTTCAGCCATAAGCAGAGCGGCCACCTGGCCGATTTCCTGCTCTACTGGCAGTCGGCCCAGAAAAAAGTTTCGGTGGGTGAAGCCGCCAACACCAATGCCGTGAGCATCCAGACCATTCACAAGTCGAAAGGGCTCGAATACCCGGTGGTGATTATTCCCTTTGCCAACTGGGACGTATCGGGCCGGGGCGATTTATGGCTCGATCTCAGCCCCGTCGATTCGGCGTTTTTCACCCACGCCCCGGAGCAGGGTGCACCCGTCCGGCTCCGGCACGCGCCGGTTCGCATCAGCCAGAAACTCGACAAACTACCCGTTGGCCTGCGCGCGCAATATGAAGAAGAAATGACCCGGTCGTTTCTGGAAAACATGAACCTGCTCTACGTAGCTTTTACCCGCCCCACCGACCGGCTTTATGTGATTGGGCAACAGTTGAAGTGGACCGACGCCCGGGCGCAAAACACGGTGAGCTACTGGCTGTACGAGTACCTCAACGGCCCCCACGCCCTTACCTGCGGCTGCGGCTGGCAGGATGAACAAAGTGAATACGTGGTGTCGCACTGCGATCAGGCTTTTGAGCACCCCAAAAAAGCCGCGTACACCGACGAGATCGTTCTGAACGAAGTGATGAGCGGACACCGTCAGCAGGAACTGCAACTCCGGCGACAGGCCGACCGGGTGTTCGACGTGCGCACGTTTGAGCGCACCCGCGACCGCGACCGCAAGATTGTGGCCGCCCTGAGCCTGATCAAAGGACCGGGCTGTGTTGAGAAAACAATTCGGCAGCTGGTGAGCGAAGGGCTGGTGCGCCGGGCCGAAACCGACGATCTGCGGCAACAACTGATTCAGATTGTGATGCATCCCGAGTTGCTGGATGTATTTAACCCCCGCTTACGCATCGATACCGACCGGAGCGTACTGAGTGCCAGACAACTGCACGGAGCCCCGCATCGGGTGGTGCACCTAGCGCCCGGCCATCTGGTGCTGGTGCAGTACGTGAGCGTGCCCGGCTTACCCGAACGGGATACGAATGGCCTGCGTTACTTCGTCGATTTGTACCGTCAAATGGGCTATGGGCAGGTGACCGGCCGGTTGGTGTATCTGGCCGAGATGCCGTATGTCGTTACTGTGTAA
- a CDS encoding helix-turn-helix transcriptional regulator codes for MSLVSENIRYLRKLNGLTQEQFARRLGIKRSLVGAYEEARANPNPNNMIAIAKAFNVSVENLQRQDLRKLRETPNLSFDRGAGQSSSSSIPSRSIFREPVPEPADDSLFADDPLPTADNRPDLSDVPKPLASVLEKYYRAPSAVPPPAGPQPASGLPFEAPVISDPVRPGSVIAERGSLPVPPEVPRPVSPAPNPADRAPFEVRNAPAPVVSEPAGAGPLVFNNAYEQPAPSPVAQPREETGLPPIPLVMQYQFSEYAGRSGQHDYINRLPSLRLPTLPVGHYRAFEADADFSLPGALLVGQFVRNWFDIVDGRLYVLMLAGQRLDGARILCRRVFNQVKIKGTLLLTADSPHVPSREVPLKEVQELWEVKAFFSQQLPDPAPNLDRLRQLVEEMRFEVDRIK; via the coding sequence ATGAGCCTTGTGAGCGAGAATATTCGGTATTTGCGTAAACTCAACGGTCTGACGCAGGAACAATTTGCCCGCCGATTGGGCATCAAGCGTTCGCTGGTGGGAGCCTACGAAGAGGCCCGCGCCAATCCGAACCCTAACAACATGATCGCCATTGCCAAGGCGTTCAACGTATCAGTCGAAAACTTACAACGGCAGGATTTACGAAAACTACGCGAAACGCCCAACCTTTCGTTTGACCGGGGAGCGGGCCAAAGTAGTAGTAGCAGCATCCCGTCGCGTTCTATTTTCCGCGAACCTGTTCCCGAACCGGCCGATGATAGCCTGTTTGCCGATGATCCCCTGCCAACGGCCGATAATCGGCCCGATCTGTCGGATGTACCTAAGCCGCTGGCGTCGGTTCTGGAAAAATACTACCGGGCTCCGTCGGCGGTGCCGCCCCCGGCGGGTCCTCAGCCTGCTTCGGGGCTACCGTTCGAAGCGCCGGTGATCAGCGATCCGGTGCGGCCGGGGTCGGTTATTGCCGAACGGGGCAGCCTGCCTGTGCCGCCCGAAGTGCCCCGCCCGGTGTCGCCCGCCCCTAATCCGGCCGATCGGGCACCGTTTGAAGTGCGTAACGCACCCGCGCCGGTGGTGTCCGAGCCTGCGGGAGCCGGGCCGCTAGTGTTCAATAATGCCTACGAACAGCCCGCACCCAGCCCGGTTGCGCAACCGCGTGAGGAAACAGGCCTGCCGCCAATTCCGCTGGTGATGCAGTATCAGTTTAGTGAATACGCGGGGCGAAGCGGGCAGCACGATTACATCAACCGGCTGCCGTCGTTGCGGTTGCCCACCTTGCCAGTTGGCCATTACCGGGCTTTCGAAGCCGACGCTGACTTTTCGCTGCCGGGCGCCCTGCTCGTTGGGCAGTTTGTGCGCAATTGGTTCGACATTGTCGATGGGCGTCTGTATGTGTTGATGCTCGCCGGCCAACGACTCGATGGCGCCCGGATTCTGTGCCGACGGGTGTTCAATCAGGTAAAGATAAAAGGGACGCTCCTGCTCACGGCCGATAGCCCACATGTGCCCAGCCGCGAGGTGCCGCTCAAGGAAGTACAGGAGCTTTGGGAGGTAAAAGCGTTTTTCAGCCAGCAACTGCCCGATCCGGCTCCCAACCTCGACCGTCTTCGCCAGTTGGTGGAAGAAATGCGGTTTGAGGTCGACCGGATCAAGTAA
- the mutS gene encoding DNA mismatch repair protein MutS produces MKTATAPKQAKPAKETPLNRQYNQVKAKYPGALLLFRVGDFYETFGEDAIKASKILGITLTKRNNGGANEELAGFPHHSLDTHLPKLVRAGERVAICDQLEDPAQAKGIVRRGVTELVTPGVSFNDNVLDTRRNNYLASVHFGKGADEFGVAFLDISTGEFLAAQGNAAYVDKLLQSFNPSEVLYCKRNRQEFGSLFGNSPSGDKFHTFTLEDWAFTYDFGYNYLKQHFQTTSLKGFGIEGLPDGIIAAGVILHYLNETEHKDLQHITRITRLEEDKYVWLDRFTIRNLELVAAQQEGGVPLIQILDGSVTPMGARLMRKWLMLPLKEKSLIDERLSMVALLHDDDELLDQLVGHLKQIGDLERLISKVAVRRISPREMLQLKRSLQHILPIKELLINALNAQPDSPSLKKYADQLNPVAFLVDRIEAELREDPPVVSNQGGMIKSGVNAELDHLHALAYTGKDYLVQLQEREIARTGIGSLKIAYNKVFGYYLEVTNAHKDRVPADWIRKQTLVNAERYITPELKEYEDKILNAEEQIFAIEARMYNELVQAAGEYVGAIQQNARVISVLDVLSSFARVALRNKYVCPTINESKVLNIKDGRHAVIEQQLPPGEPYVPNDIYLDDETQQIIIITGPNMAGKSALLRQVALIVLMAQAGSFVPASAAEIGLVDKIFTRVGAADNLSRGESTFMVEMTETASILNNLSERSLVLMDEIGRGTSTYDGVSIAWAIAEFLHNHSNCRPKTLFATHYHELNELANDNPRIRNFNVAVKEVGNKVIFLRKLKEGGSEHSFGIHVAQMAGMPPSVVSRAGQILKQLEASHQREDNKEAIREAGTQERELALRIIESGDPRSEAIKEKLKTIDINRLTPIEALLKLSELAKLVE; encoded by the coding sequence GTGAAGACAGCCACGGCTCCCAAACAGGCCAAACCAGCTAAAGAAACTCCTCTCAACCGGCAATACAATCAGGTAAAAGCGAAATATCCAGGTGCGCTGCTTTTGTTTCGTGTCGGCGACTTTTACGAGACGTTTGGCGAAGATGCCATCAAAGCCAGTAAGATTCTGGGCATTACCCTGACCAAGCGGAACAACGGTGGAGCCAACGAAGAACTGGCCGGCTTTCCGCATCACTCGCTCGATACGCATTTGCCCAAACTCGTGCGGGCGGGCGAGCGCGTGGCCATCTGCGATCAGCTCGAAGACCCGGCGCAGGCTAAGGGAATTGTGCGACGGGGCGTAACCGAACTGGTAACGCCCGGTGTTTCGTTTAACGATAACGTGCTTGATACCCGCCGGAACAACTACCTGGCATCGGTACATTTTGGGAAAGGGGCGGATGAGTTCGGGGTGGCGTTTCTGGACATCTCGACGGGGGAGTTTCTGGCCGCTCAGGGCAATGCCGCCTATGTCGATAAGCTGTTGCAGAGTTTCAATCCATCGGAGGTGCTGTACTGTAAACGCAACCGGCAGGAGTTTGGTAGCCTGTTTGGCAACTCGCCCTCCGGCGATAAATTTCATACGTTTACCCTCGAAGACTGGGCTTTTACCTACGATTTTGGGTACAACTACCTCAAACAGCATTTCCAGACTACCTCGCTGAAAGGGTTCGGTATTGAGGGGCTGCCCGATGGCATCATTGCGGCCGGGGTGATTCTGCACTACCTCAACGAGACCGAACACAAAGATCTTCAGCATATTACCCGGATAACCCGGCTGGAAGAAGACAAATACGTGTGGCTCGACCGGTTTACCATTCGTAACCTCGAACTGGTGGCGGCTCAGCAGGAGGGGGGCGTGCCGCTGATTCAGATTCTCGATGGGTCGGTGACACCCATGGGCGCCCGGCTCATGCGAAAGTGGCTCATGCTCCCGCTCAAAGAAAAGTCACTCATCGACGAGCGGTTGAGCATGGTGGCTCTGTTGCACGACGACGATGAACTGCTCGACCAACTGGTAGGTCACCTGAAACAGATTGGCGACCTCGAACGGTTGATCTCCAAGGTCGCCGTTCGCCGGATCAGCCCGCGCGAAATGCTGCAACTGAAACGGTCGCTTCAGCACATACTGCCCATCAAAGAGCTGTTGATCAACGCCCTAAATGCGCAGCCTGACTCGCCCTCGCTCAAAAAATACGCCGATCAACTGAACCCGGTGGCTTTTCTGGTCGACCGGATCGAGGCCGAACTGCGCGAAGACCCACCGGTGGTCTCAAATCAGGGCGGAATGATTAAATCGGGGGTGAATGCCGAGCTGGATCACCTGCACGCCTTAGCCTATACCGGCAAGGATTATCTGGTGCAGTTGCAGGAGCGCGAAATTGCCCGTACTGGCATAGGCTCGCTCAAGATTGCCTATAACAAGGTGTTCGGCTACTACCTCGAAGTGACCAATGCCCACAAAGACCGCGTTCCGGCCGACTGGATTCGGAAGCAGACCCTGGTGAATGCCGAGCGGTACATTACGCCCGAGCTGAAAGAATACGAAGACAAGATTCTGAACGCTGAGGAGCAGATTTTTGCCATTGAAGCTCGGATGTATAACGAGCTGGTGCAGGCCGCGGGCGAATACGTCGGGGCTATTCAGCAGAACGCGCGGGTTATTTCGGTGCTCGACGTGCTGTCGTCGTTTGCGCGGGTAGCACTCCGTAACAAGTACGTATGCCCGACCATCAACGAGTCGAAAGTCCTGAATATCAAAGACGGTCGGCACGCGGTGATTGAGCAGCAACTGCCTCCCGGTGAGCCCTACGTACCGAATGATATTTATTTAGACGACGAAACCCAGCAGATTATCATCATTACCGGGCCTAACATGGCGGGTAAGTCGGCTCTGTTGCGGCAAGTGGCTCTTATTGTGCTCATGGCGCAGGCGGGGAGCTTCGTGCCTGCATCGGCGGCTGAAATCGGGTTGGTCGACAAGATTTTCACCCGTGTAGGGGCCGCCGATAACCTCTCGCGGGGCGAAAGTACGTTCATGGTCGAAATGACCGAAACGGCCAGTATTTTGAATAACCTGAGCGAGCGTAGTCTGGTACTGATGGACGAAATCGGCCGGGGAACGAGTACCTACGATGGTGTGTCCATTGCCTGGGCTATTGCTGAGTTTCTGCACAATCACTCCAATTGCCGCCCCAAAACCTTGTTTGCTACCCACTACCATGAACTGAACGAGCTGGCTAACGACAACCCGCGCATTCGGAACTTCAACGTGGCGGTGAAAGAGGTAGGCAACAAGGTGATTTTCCTCCGCAAACTGAAAGAGGGTGGCTCAGAGCACTCGTTCGGAATTCACGTGGCTCAAATGGCGGGTATGCCGCCCTCGGTAGTGAGCCGGGCCGGGCAGATTCTGAAACAGCTCGAAGCCTCGCATCAGCGCGAAGACAACAAGGAAGCTATTCGCGAAGCGGGCACTCAGGAACGGGAGCTGGCGCTACGCATCATCGAGTCGGGTGATCCGCGTTCGGAAGCGATCAAGGAAAAGCTTAAAACCATCGATATCAACCGCCTGACGCCAATCGAAGCCCTGCTCAAACTGAGCGAGCTGGCCAAGTTAGTCGAGTAG
- a CDS encoding aldehyde dehydrogenase family protein: MTTTSPKLTHQSSIQAVFDAQRRHAPHMALTTAKERLERIGRIHRWIQDHEADLMQAMHADFRKPAAEALLGDLGALYYEIRHTTKHLSRWMKPHRVPTPLPLLGTRGYVRYEPKGNVLIIAPWNYPFGLCIKPLVAAISTGNVVMLKPSEMTPNTTRTIKRMVEELFPPEEVAVFEGDAAVATQLLDLPFNHIFFTGSPAVGKIVMTAAAKHLASVTLELGGKSPVIVDETANIKAAAEQIAWGKYFNNGQTCIAPDYLLVHESVKEPFLRAFRESVQRMYNPAGQPTEQSESYCRIVNKNHFGRVRRLIEDAVQKGATVTLGGQLNEADNFIAPTVIEGVTDQMALMQEEIFGPVLPVVPYQTADEALQVINSREKPLALYIQSGSRRNIDYIMQRTSAGDTVINDLFWQFGHMDLPFGGVNNSGIGKSNGFFGFQELSNMRGVMKRDFGTARFIYPPYTDKIEKLIGFLVKKL; the protein is encoded by the coding sequence ATGACAACCACTTCACCCAAACTAACTCATCAGAGCTCGATTCAGGCCGTTTTTGACGCGCAGCGCCGACACGCCCCTCACATGGCGCTCACTACCGCTAAAGAGCGGCTTGAGCGCATCGGCCGGATTCACCGCTGGATTCAGGACCACGAGGCCGACCTGATGCAGGCCATGCACGCTGATTTTCGGAAACCAGCGGCCGAGGCACTTCTGGGCGATTTGGGGGCGTTATACTACGAAATTCGGCACACGACCAAACATCTTTCGCGCTGGATGAAACCCCACCGGGTGCCGACGCCCCTCCCCCTGCTGGGTACCCGTGGCTATGTGCGCTACGAACCCAAAGGCAACGTGCTCATTATTGCTCCCTGGAATTATCCGTTTGGTTTGTGCATTAAACCGCTGGTTGCGGCTATCTCGACGGGCAATGTGGTCATGCTCAAACCCTCCGAAATGACGCCCAATACCACCCGCACCATCAAACGCATGGTGGAAGAGTTGTTTCCGCCCGAAGAGGTGGCCGTGTTTGAAGGCGATGCCGCTGTGGCGACTCAGTTGCTCGACCTGCCGTTTAACCACATTTTCTTTACGGGCAGCCCCGCCGTGGGCAAAATAGTGATGACGGCTGCGGCTAAACACCTGGCGTCGGTCACGCTGGAACTGGGGGGAAAATCACCTGTCATTGTCGACGAAACGGCCAACATCAAGGCGGCTGCCGAGCAGATTGCCTGGGGTAAGTATTTTAACAATGGCCAAACCTGTATCGCACCCGACTACCTGCTGGTGCATGAGTCGGTGAAAGAACCTTTTTTGCGAGCGTTTCGGGAGTCGGTGCAACGGATGTACAACCCGGCGGGACAACCAACGGAGCAATCAGAAAGCTACTGCCGGATTGTGAACAAAAACCATTTCGGGCGCGTCCGTCGGCTCATTGAGGATGCCGTACAAAAAGGGGCCACGGTCACATTGGGTGGTCAGCTCAATGAGGCCGACAACTTCATTGCCCCCACGGTGATTGAGGGCGTAACGGACCAGATGGCCCTGATGCAGGAAGAAATTTTTGGCCCCGTGCTGCCCGTAGTCCCGTACCAGACCGCCGACGAAGCTTTGCAGGTGATCAACAGCCGCGAAAAACCTCTGGCGCTTTACATCCAAAGCGGTAGTCGGCGCAACATCGACTATATCATGCAGCGCACATCGGCAGGCGACACCGTTATCAACGATCTCTTCTGGCAATTTGGGCACATGGACCTGCCGTTTGGTGGCGTAAACAACAGCGGCATTGGCAAGTCCAATGGGTTCTTTGGCTTTCAGGAGCTTTCGAATATGCGGGGGGTAATGAAGCGGGACTTTGGCACCGCCCGGTTCATTTATCCTCCTTACACGGACAAAATCGAAAAGCTGATCGGCTTCTTGGTAAAGAAACTGTAG